A section of the Planctomycetota bacterium genome encodes:
- a CDS encoding DUF5690 family protein codes for MTKDTTPQGTPGETWPTLQPSHTPPNGATPAPRSVSRDAFWATWSILAAFVTYFAMYGFRKPFTAASFDEEFFGYGFKIIVVVAQVLGYTLSKFIGIKVIAEMPPARRAIAIIVLIGIAQGALVLFGVVPRPWNAACLFLNGLPLGMVFGLVLGFLEGRRLTELLTAGLCASFILADGVTKSLGSWLLKSGVAEDWMPALAGLISAPALAVGVVMLRRIPRPTEADEAARSARTVMTKHERRALFMRYAVAIVPLVAMYLALTVLRSMRADFMPELWKALGVESTPGVFTRTEMLVAAVVLVLNGAIVVMKDNRLAFFTSLGMCLVGFAVLGALFLAHRAGAIGAYWYMVLMGLGLYLPYVAMHTTVFERMLAMTREKGNLGFLMYLADAFGYLGYVLVLLGKNLVNRGSNVLEFFTSASVVMLSVCVVGVVVAWAFFLRRRAGDATALAEASAARSV; via the coding sequence ATGACCAAGGACACCACGCCGCAGGGAACGCCCGGGGAAACCTGGCCCACGCTCCAGCCATCGCACACGCCCCCGAACGGCGCGACGCCCGCGCCCCGGTCCGTGTCGCGCGACGCGTTCTGGGCGACGTGGTCGATCCTCGCGGCGTTCGTCACCTACTTCGCGATGTACGGCTTCCGCAAGCCGTTCACCGCCGCCTCGTTCGACGAGGAGTTCTTCGGCTACGGGTTCAAGATCATCGTCGTCGTGGCGCAGGTGCTGGGCTACACGCTGTCGAAGTTCATCGGCATCAAGGTCATCGCCGAGATGCCCCCGGCGCGACGGGCGATCGCCATCATCGTGCTCATCGGCATCGCGCAGGGGGCGCTCGTGCTGTTCGGCGTCGTGCCGCGTCCGTGGAACGCGGCCTGCCTGTTCCTCAACGGCCTGCCGCTGGGCATGGTCTTCGGGCTTGTGCTCGGGTTCCTGGAAGGCCGCCGCCTGACGGAACTGCTCACCGCCGGGTTGTGCGCGAGTTTTATCCTGGCCGACGGCGTGACGAAATCGCTCGGGTCGTGGCTGCTCAAGTCGGGCGTGGCGGAGGATTGGATGCCCGCGCTCGCGGGGCTGATCTCGGCGCCGGCGCTGGCGGTGGGGGTGGTGATGCTCCGCCGGATCCCCCGGCCGACCGAGGCCGACGAGGCCGCCCGCTCCGCGCGAACGGTGATGACGAAGCACGAACGCCGGGCGCTGTTCATGCGGTACGCGGTGGCGATCGTCCCGCTGGTGGCGATGTACCTGGCGCTCACGGTGCTGCGCAGCATGCGCGCGGACTTCATGCCCGAACTGTGGAAGGCGCTGGGCGTGGAGAGCACGCCGGGCGTCTTTACCCGCACCGAGATGCTCGTGGCGGCGGTCGTCCTCGTGCTGAACGGGGCGATCGTGGTGATGAAGGACAACCGCCTGGCGTTCTTCACCTCCCTGGGCATGTGCCTGGTCGGGTTCGCCGTGCTGGGGGCGCTGTTCCTGGCCCATCGTGCCGGGGCGATCGGCGCGTACTGGTACATGGTGCTCATGGGGCTGGGGCTGTACTTGCCGTACGTCGCGATGCACACGACGGTCTTCGAGCGCATGCTCGCCATGACCCGCGAGAAGGGCAACCTGGGGTTCCTCATGTACCTCGCCGACGCCTTCGGCTACCTGGGCTACGTGCTCGTGCTGCTCGGCAAGAACCTGGTGAACCGCGGGAGCAACGTGCTCGAGTTCTTCACCTCCGCGAGCGTCGTGATGCTCTCGGTGTGCGTGGTCGGCGTGGTGGTGGCGTGGGCGTTCTTCCTGCGCCGGCGCGCCGGCGATGCAACCGCCCTGGCGGAGGCGTCCGCGGCCCGCTCCGTATGA
- a CDS encoding HD domain-containing protein produces the protein MHPITAQIIEMFRSRGSSQYGHEAVTQLQHGLQAAWLAEKEGADAELISAALLHDVGHLLHDLPDDAPDQGIDDRHEVLGERWLDKHFSDRVVEPVRLHVDAKRYLCAAERGYLELLSEPSRQSLMLQGGPMKGNELAAFESHPHRDRAVRLRRWDDQAKDPALETPPIEHFAPYLDEAAGLASEHAR, from the coding sequence ATGCACCCCATCACCGCACAGATCATCGAGATGTTCCGCTCGCGGGGCTCGTCGCAGTACGGGCACGAGGCGGTCACGCAGTTGCAGCACGGCCTGCAGGCCGCCTGGCTCGCGGAGAAGGAGGGCGCCGACGCGGAGTTGATCTCGGCGGCGTTGCTGCACGACGTCGGGCACCTGCTGCACGACCTGCCCGACGACGCGCCCGACCAGGGGATCGACGACCGGCACGAGGTGCTGGGCGAGCGCTGGCTGGACAAGCACTTCTCGGATCGCGTGGTGGAGCCGGTCCGGCTGCACGTGGACGCGAAGCGGTACCTGTGCGCCGCGGAGCGCGGGTATCTGGAGCTGCTGAGCGAGCCGTCGCGCCAGAGCCTGATGCTGCAGGGCGGGCCGATGAAGGGGAATGAACTGGCGGCGTTCGAGTCGCACCCGCACCGCGATCGTGCCGTGCGCCTGCGCCGGTGGGACGACCAGGCGAAGGACCCGGCGCTCGAGACGCCCCCGATCGAGCACTTCGCGCCGTACCTCGACGAGGCCGCCGGCCTGGCGTCGGAGCACGCGCGATGA